In Helianthus annuus cultivar XRQ/B chromosome 9, HanXRQr2.0-SUNRISE, whole genome shotgun sequence, the following are encoded in one genomic region:
- the LOC110879498 gene encoding probable 1-acyl-sn-glycerol-3-phosphate acyltransferase 4: MDDCQALNSDTNSELKHYALTPLRLLRGLACLVVYLSTAFMFLVYFSPVAAVFLRLFSVHYSRKACSFLFGLWLALWPFLFEKINKTKVVFSGETVPEKERVLLIANHRTEVDWMYLWDLALRKGCLGCIKYVLKSSLMKLPIFGWGFHIFEFISVERKWEVDEPIMRKMLSTFTNPLDPLWLAVFPEGTDFTEQKCIKSQKYAAENGLPILKNVLLPKTRGFHACVEILRGSLDAVYDVTIAYKNRCPTFMDNVFGVEPSEVHVHVRRISLEEIPVSEDECNTWLLNTFHQKDQLLSDFIAQGYFPNEGTEGDLSTFKCLVNCTIVLVITSVFAYLAVFSSVWFKVYVALSCAYLACATAYNFWPSPILDYVKGLLSGKKSS, translated from the exons ATGGACGATTGCCAGGCCCTAAACTCCGACACAAACAGTGAACTAAAACACTACGCGTTGACTCCTTTACGGCTTTTAAGGGGTCTGGCATGCTTAGTGGTTTACCTTTCAACCGCCTTCATGTTTTTGGTTTATTTCAGTCCGGTGGCTGCAGTTTTTCTTCGGCTTTTTAGCGTACATTATAGCAGAAAAGCTTGTTCTTTTCTTTTTGGTCTATGGTTAGCTTTATGGCCGTTTTTGTTCGAAAAGATTAACAAAACTAAAGTGGTCTTTTCTGGAGAAACTGTACCCGAAAAGGAACGTGTTTTGCTTATTGCTAATCACCGAACAGAAGTTGATTGGATGTATCTTTGGGATCTTGCACTGAGAAAAGGTTGTTTAGGGTGCATCAAATATGTCCTCAAAAGTAGCTTGATGAAATTACCGATATTCGGTTGGGGATTTCATATTTTTGAGTTCATTTCGGTGGAAAGAAAATGGGAAGTTGATGAACCTATCATGCGTAAAATGCTCTCGACTTTTACCAATCCATTGGACCCGTTATGGCTTGCTGTTTTTCCTGAAGGAACTGATTTTAC AGAACAAAAGTGCATAAAAAGCCAGAAATATGCTGCTGAAAATGGATTACCGATACTCAAGAATGTGCTGCTACCAAAAACAAGAGGCTTTCATGCTTGTGTTGAAATCCTAAGGGGTTCTCTCGATGCAG TGTATGATGTGACGATTGCATACAAGAACCGATGCCCGACATTTATGGACAATGTTTTTGGCGTCGAACCTTCAGAAGTTCATGTTCATGTCAGACGAATATCTCTAGAAGAAATCCCGGTTTCAGAAGACGAGTGCAACACGTGGTTGCTAAACACATTTCATCAAAAAGATCAACTGCTTTCAGATTTCATAGCTCAAGGTTATTTTCCTAATGAAGGAACAGAAGGCGATCTTTCAACGTTCAAATGCTTGGTAAATTGCACAATAGTACTAGTCATTACTTCTGTATTTGCATATCTTGCGGTTTTCTCATCGGTTTGGTTCAAAGTATACGTTGCACTGTCGTGTGCATATCTTGCTTGTGCTACGGCTTATAATTTCTGGCCATCCCCGATTCTTGACTATGTCAAGGGATTGCTATCTGGAAAGAAATCTAGTTAG
- the LOC110879500 gene encoding pathogenesis-related protein 5 isoform X1 → MKILMRPCCFSLLFLIFFSAGEGVSATVFTLQNSCSYTVWPGTLSGNAGPVLGEGGFALLPGASVQFLAMPGWSGRFWARTGCTFDEFGNGKCVTGDCGGTLRCNGGGDPPVSLAEFTIAGGNSNTNSDKDFYDVSLVDGYNVGIGIKPTGGAGDCHYAGCIADLNVNCPPELRVVDGSGAVVACKSACDAFNTPEFCCTGDHAMPATCAPTQFSVMFKAACPSAYSYAYDDASSTFTCSGTDYLITFCPTTGI, encoded by the exons ATGAAGATTCTTATGCGTCCCTGCTGTTTCTCTCTTCTTTTCCTTATCTTCTTTTCAG CAGGTGAGGGGGTATCAGCTACGGTGTTTACGTTACAAAACAGCTGTAGCTATACAGTTTGGCCCGGGACGCTAAGCGGGAATGCGGGTCCTGTCTTAGGCGAGGGCGGCTTCGCATTGTTACCCGGTGCCTCTGTTCAGTTCCTCGCTATGCCCGGCTGGTCGGGTCGGTTCTGGGCCCGAACCGGTTGCACCTTTGACGAGTTCGGAAATGGTAAGTGCGTTACGGGCGACTGCGGAGGTACTCTCAGGTGCAATGGCGGTGGTGACCCCCCGGTTTCGCTAGCGGAGTTCACAATCGCTGGCGGCAACAGCAACACCAACAGCGATAAGGATTTTTATGATGTCAGCCTTGTCGACGGGTACAATGTCGGCATTGGCATAAAGCCGACAGGTGGTGCCGGTGACTGCCACTACGCAGGGTGCATAGCAGACCTAAACGTTAACTGTCCGCCCGAGCTGAGAGTTGTGGACGGTAGTGGCGCGGTGGTGGCTTGTAAAAGCGCGTGTGATGCATTTAACACGCCGGAGTTCTGCTGCACGGGGGATCATGCAATGCCAGCAACGTGTGCGCCAACGCAGTTCTCGGTGATGTTTAAAGCAGCGTGCCCGAGTGCGTATAGCTATGCGTATGATGATGCGTCGAGTACGTTCACTTGTTCCGGGACTGATTACTTGATTACATTCTGTCCTACAACAGGGATTTGA
- the LOC110879500 gene encoding pathogenesis-related thaumatin-like protein 3.5 isoform X2 — MKILMRPCCFSLLFLIFFSGEGVSATVFTLQNSCSYTVWPGTLSGNAGPVLGEGGFALLPGASVQFLAMPGWSGRFWARTGCTFDEFGNGKCVTGDCGGTLRCNGGGDPPVSLAEFTIAGGNSNTNSDKDFYDVSLVDGYNVGIGIKPTGGAGDCHYAGCIADLNVNCPPELRVVDGSGAVVACKSACDAFNTPEFCCTGDHAMPATCAPTQFSVMFKAACPSAYSYAYDDASSTFTCSGTDYLITFCPTTGI; from the exons ATGAAGATTCTTATGCGTCCCTGCTGTTTCTCTCTTCTTTTCCTTATCTTCTTTTCAG GTGAGGGGGTATCAGCTACGGTGTTTACGTTACAAAACAGCTGTAGCTATACAGTTTGGCCCGGGACGCTAAGCGGGAATGCGGGTCCTGTCTTAGGCGAGGGCGGCTTCGCATTGTTACCCGGTGCCTCTGTTCAGTTCCTCGCTATGCCCGGCTGGTCGGGTCGGTTCTGGGCCCGAACCGGTTGCACCTTTGACGAGTTCGGAAATGGTAAGTGCGTTACGGGCGACTGCGGAGGTACTCTCAGGTGCAATGGCGGTGGTGACCCCCCGGTTTCGCTAGCGGAGTTCACAATCGCTGGCGGCAACAGCAACACCAACAGCGATAAGGATTTTTATGATGTCAGCCTTGTCGACGGGTACAATGTCGGCATTGGCATAAAGCCGACAGGTGGTGCCGGTGACTGCCACTACGCAGGGTGCATAGCAGACCTAAACGTTAACTGTCCGCCCGAGCTGAGAGTTGTGGACGGTAGTGGCGCGGTGGTGGCTTGTAAAAGCGCGTGTGATGCATTTAACACGCCGGAGTTCTGCTGCACGGGGGATCATGCAATGCCAGCAACGTGTGCGCCAACGCAGTTCTCGGTGATGTTTAAAGCAGCGTGCCCGAGTGCGTATAGCTATGCGTATGATGATGCGTCGAGTACGTTCACTTGTTCCGGGACTGATTACTTGATTACATTCTGTCCTACAACAGGGATTTGA
- the LOC110879497 gene encoding leishmanolysin: protein MEFKICFTDIINYRCIVFSRRKWWTELLILQMLLVLVFFDISQAKFGDSQLRSRRLENSGENIQSHSCIHDQIIEQRRKRPGNKVFSVTPQVYHTSGHLHRKGRELLDASTSSGFLKNAKLPIRIYLNYDAVGHSPDRDCRNVGDIVKLGEPPVGSDLGRPTCNPHNDPPIFGDCWYNCTSDDVTGDDKRHRLHKALGQTAEWFKRALAVERVRGNLRLSGYSACGQDGGVQLPREYVEEGVADADLVLLVTTRPTTGNTLAWAVACERDQWGRAIAGHVNVAPRHLTAEAETLLSATLIHEVIHVLGFDPHAFTHFRDERKRRRSQVTKETMDEKLGRVVTRVVLPRVIMHSRNHYGAFSENFTGLELEDGGGRGTSGSHWEKRLLMNEIMTGSVDTRSVISKMTLALLEDSGWYEANYSMADRLDWGLSQGTEFVTNRCNLWKGAYHCNTTQFSGCTYNREAEGYCPIVHYSGDLPQWARYFPQPNKGGQSTLADYCTYFVAYSDGSCVDTNSARMPDRMLGEVRGSSSRCMASSLVRNGFVRGSMTQGNGCYQHRCINMTLEVAVDGIWKACPEVGGPVQFPGFNGELICPPYHELCGANPVLTSSQCPNSCNSNGDCIDRKCVCFLGFDGHDCSKRSCPSNCNGHGKCLKNGICECKDGFTGIDCSTAVCDEQCSLHGGVCDNGVCEFRCSDYAGYTCRNSSLVLNNLSICKDVLINDGGGQHCAPSESSILRQVEDVVVMPNYHRLYPNGARKILNMFIGRNCDKAARRLACWISIQKCEKDGNNRLRVCHSACQAYNLACGASLDCSDQTLFSDSGLCTGSGEMESWF from the exons ATGGAGTTCAAGATTTGTTTTACAGATATTATTAATTACAGATGCATTGTTTTCTCCAGAAGAAAATGGTGGACTGAGCTGCTAATTCTTCAG ATGCTTTTAGTATTAGTATTTTTCGACATCAGTCAAGCGAAATTTGGGGATAGTCAGTTACGATCGCGAAGACTGGAAAACAGTGGTGAAAATATTCAGTCGCATTCGTGCATTCATGATCAAATAATTgaacaaagaagaaagagaccTGGAAACAAGGTGTTTTCGGTTACGCCACAGGTTTATCATACTTCTGGTCATCTTCACCGTAAGGGAAGAGAGTTATTAGACGCTTCTACGTCTTCTGGTTTTTTAAAGAATGCAAAGTTACCCATAAGAATTTATTTGAATTATGATGCGGTGGGTCACTCACCCGATAGGGATTGTAGGAATGTTGGAGATATAGTTAAG CTAGGTGAGCCTCCGGTTGGTTCTGATTTGGGTAGGCCTACGTGTAATCCTCACAACGATCCTCCGATTTTTGGTGACTGTTGGTATAACTGCACGTCGGATGATGTAACCGGAGATGACAAAAGGCATCGGCTTCATAAG GCTTTAGGGCAGACAGCTGAATGGTTTAAACGAGCTTTGGCTGTTGAACGTGTAAGAGGAAACCTAAGGTTAAGTGGTTACTCCGCTTGTGGACAAGATGGCGGTGTACAACTTCCCCGTGAATACGTTGAAG AGGGCGTTGCTGATGCTGATTTAGTTCTTTTGGTGACAACGAGGCCCACAACAGGCAATACCTTGGCATGGGCCGTAGCATGTGAACGTGATCAATGGGGTCGTGCAATTGCCG GACATGTGAATGTGGCGCCACGTCACTTGACAGCGGAAGCAGAAACGTTACTTTCGGCCACCCTTATACACGAA GTGATTCATGTTCTTGGATTTGACCCGCATGCCTTCACACATTTTAGAGACGAGAGAAAAAGACGACGTAGTCAG GTCACTAAAGAAACCATGGATGAAAAGCTCGGGAGGGTGGTGACGCGGGTAGTTCTTCCACGTGTTATCATGCATTCACGCAATCATTACGGG GCGTTTTCTGAGAATTTCACCGGTTTAGAATTAGAAGACGGTGGAGGACGTGGAACATCAG GATCTCACTGGGAGAAGAGACTTTTGATGAATGAAATAATGACGGGTTCGGTTGATACACGGTCTGTAATTTCAAAAATGACACTAGCTTTATTAGAAGATAGCGGTTGGTATGAAGCTAATTACAGCATGGCCGACCGTCTTGATTGGGGCCTAAGTCAAGGGACCGAATTTGTCACCAACCGTTGTAATTTATGGAAAGGTGCATATCATTGCAATACAACACAGTTTTCAGGGTGTACATATAATCGCGAGGCCGAGGGTTATTGTCCAATTGTACATTATAGTGGGGACCTTCCTCAGTGGGCCCGTTATTTTCCGCAGCCTAATAAAG GTGGACAATCGACGTTGGCTGATTATTGCACCTATTTTGTAGCGTATTCTGACGGCTCATGTGTAGACACGAACAGTGCACGGATGCCTGACAGAATGTTAGGGGAAGTTCGTGGAAGTAGCTCGAG GTGTATGGCCTCTTCGTTAGTACGTAACGGGTTCGTTCGGGGTTCTATGACCCAAGGAAATGGTTGTTACCAACATAGGTGCATCAACATGACTTTGGAG GTTGCTGTTGATGGCATTTGGAAAGCTTGCCCAGAAGTTGGTGGACCCGTTCAATTTCCTGGGTTTAACG GTGAGCTGATTTGCCCGCCGTATCATGAACTTTGTGGTGCGAACCCTGTTCTCACGTCCAGTCAGTGCCCCAACTCATGCAATTCAAACGGCGATTGTATCGATAGAAAGTGTGTTTGCTTTCTTGGATTTGACGGCCATGATTGTAGCAAAC GGTCGTGCCCTAGTAACTGTAACGGACATGGAAAGTGCCTTAAGAACGGTATTTGCGAATGTAAAGACGGGTTCACTGGGATTGACTGCTCAACTG CGGTTTGTGATGAACAATGCAGCCTTCACGGTGGGGTGTGTGATAACGGGGTGTGTGAATTTCGCTGCTCTGACTACGCGGGCTACACCTGTCGAAACAGTTCCTTGGTTCTTAACAACCTTTCAATCTGCAAAGACGTTTTAATTAATGACGGTGGCGGGCAACATTGCGCACCAAGTGAATCAAGCATCTTGAGGCAGGTGGAGGATGTCGTGGTGATGCCTAATTATCACCGCTTGTACCCGAACGGTGCTAGAAAGATTCTTAACATGTTTATCGGCAGAAACTGTGATAAAGCCGCTAGACGACTTGCATGTTGG ATATCGATACAGAAGTGTGAGAAAGACGGTAACAACAGATTAAGAGTGTGTCATTCAGCATGCCAAGCGTATAATCTGGCTTGCGGTGCATCACTAGATTGCTCAGACCAAACGCTTTTCAGTGACAGCGGTCTATGCACGGGTTCCGGTGAGATGGAATCATGGTTTTGA